ACGTTCTGGTCCTGCAAGATCACTTTCAGTTTGTTCAATGCCAGGCGAACCCGACTCTTCACGGTTCCAAGGGGAATATCGAGTTCATCTGCCACCATCTGGTGGGACTTATTCTCCATGTAAACCTTCGCGATGACCGTGATCTGCTCCTCTGGAAGATGACTCAGGGAATCGCGAATCCTTCTTTCTGACATGAGACGATGCAGTGACGTCACCGGCTCGTTTTCATTCTCGCCCGGAATCTGCCAGAGATCCTCGGTTTCAACCGGCATCTCGGCGCTGGTGCGCTGCATTTTCCGCAGCATATCGATGCGCTGATTCCGGGCAATGGTGAAGATCCAGGTGGAAGCGGCCGCTTTCCGCCAATCGTACAAACAGGAGCGACGCCAGATGGAGACAAACACTTCCTGAACCAGCTCCTCTGCATGGCTGGCCAGGCCGTTCGCCATGGCGTAATACTTGATCTGTGGGCCAAAATGCTCGAACAGCGCGCGATACGCTTCGCGATCCTGATTTTTGCCCACTTTCTGCAGCATCTGGCTCCAGGGGTCTTTCCGGCCCTCGGAACTTGCTGGCTTCTGATCCAGTGTGGTCACCGGACGCTCCTTGACAGTCGCATGATTTGAGCTTGTTCTGGTCATCATTCTATGCACTCGTCCCGGGTTTGTCAGTGTTATGGTTTACGGTTTGCCCGGATGGGCGGATCAGTCTCTCGGGAAAAAATTCTGGTCTGGCAGCAGAGCCGCCCGCAACGCGGCCCCAGGGTAATTGCCGGAAGCCTCACGGCGGTCTAGTCTGAGCGTAATAACAAGACCGGAAGACCAACCAGACCGGAAGAACGCCTGACCCATGAATGCTCCCGGCTTTACCGGACACCTGCCCGTTATCCGGGCGCATTATGCGGATATTCTCTGCCAGCTGGCCGAGGATCGCGGGCTGCCGCGCCCGGGGCTGCTGGCGGCGGCGGGCATTCGTCCCTCCATGCTCGGCCACCCGGACAACTTCATTACCGTGGATCAGTTCAGCCAGCTCTGTCTTGAGGTGCTTCAACGCAGTGACGATCCCGCGCTGGGGCTGGAATACGGCAAACGCCTGAAATTCACCACCCACGGCTCCCTGGCCCAGGCCGCCATCAGCTGCGACACACTGGAGCAGGCGCTGTCAGTGCTGATCAAGTATTTCCAGATCCGGTTCGTCTACATGCGTCTGTCGTTCTTTGTGGAAGACGCCGAGGCGGTGATCCAGTTGGATCTCAATCACTCGGTGGAGGCGCTTTACCGCTTCAATGTGGATGTGGTGATGGCGTCGCTGATGGACGTCAACCTGCTGCTGTTTGGCCGCCGCCTGTTTGAGGGTGGCCACTGCCGGCTCGATCTGCCCGAACCCGAGGATGTCGCACCCTACCGCCAGCTGTTCGGCGATCAGATCCGGTTCGGCGGAGGTGCCAACCAGCTGCGGTTCCGGCGGGATTTCCTCACGTCGCCCATGTCGCTGTCCAATCCGGTAACGCGCCGCATTGCCGAAGCCCAGTGTCGGGAGGAGATGCGTTTCATTGAGGGGGCCACATCGGTGGCGGATCGGGTGACCCGCTTGCTTGAGGCCGGGCGCAGCCCGCAATTGCCTACCCTGGAAGAGGTCGCCGGGCGTCTGCAGGTATCGGCTCGAACCCTGCGCAGGCAACTGGCGGCTGAGGGGGTGCGCTTTCAGCAGCTCCAGGAGGCACTGCGTCACCGGCGGGCAATGGAGCTGCTACGTCGCCCGGAGCTGTCCATCGACGAGATCGCCGACCTGCTCGGCTACAGTGATCCCTCCAATTTCGGACGGGCGTTCCGCAAGTGGGAGCGGGTTGCGCCCAGCGCCTGGCGCCGGACGCACGGCAAGCCCTGAGGCTGGCTACTCTTCCAGGTAGGTGTAGCCATCCAGCCCTGCCGCCAGTTCCCCGAGCAGCGCCGACTGGGTGTCGGCCGGCAGTCCGGAAGCCGAAAACTTGCGACGGTAAGCCTCCAGAAGGGTCTGGGGTTCAAAGTTCACGTACCGGAGTACCTTGGCCACAGTGTCGCCGGTTATCGGCTCGCTGATCTGATAGCCGCCGTCCGTGGTCAGGCGGACATCAACCGAATGGGTGTCGCCGAACAGGTTATGCATGTCGCCCAGGATTTCCTGGTAGGCGCCGGTCATGAAAAAGCCCATGAGCAGCGGTTCGCCGGCTTTCTCCTCGGGCAGGGGCAGCGTGGTTTCTGTGCCCTGGCCATCCACATACCGGTCAATCCGGCCATCGGAGTCGCAGGTGATGTCCTGAATCACCGCGCGGCGGTTGAGGGGTCGGTCCAGGCCGTTGACGGGCATGACCGGGAAGATCTGGTCAATGCCCCAGACGTCGGGGAGCGACTGAAACAGCGAGAAGTTCACGAACAGCTTCTCCGCCAGCTTTTCATTGAGCTCGTCGATGATTTCCCGATGGGCGCGATTGCTGCCGTTCAACTGCTCGCGCAGCAGCCGGCAGCAACCGGTATACAGGATTTCGGCGTCGGCCCGCTCCCGAAGGCTCAGAACCCCGTGGGCAAACTGGGCGTGGACATCGGCCATGGCGTGCAGGACGTCGTGGTAGATCTCCGCCAGGGAGCGTGGTGTGTGAGCGTCCTGCAGGCTTTCCAGGTCGCGCCAAAGATCATGCAGGGGTGCCGGCGCGTTATCATTGGGCTGCAGCGCTTGGCGGTTCTCGGGCGCTTCGCGGTCGATGACATTGGTCACCAGTACGGAATGGTGGGCGGTGAGGGCCCGGCCGGATTCGCTGATCAGGTCCGGATGCGGGATACCCTGCCGGTCGCATTCGGCCTGCAGAACGTGGATCACATTGTAGGCGTATTCATAGACGCTGTAATTCATGGAGCAACTGCTGCGGGAGCGGGTGCCCTCGTAATCGACACCAAGCCCCCCACCAATGTCGACCGTGCCGATGGGCGCGCCCATCTGGCGAAGCTCGCTGTAGAACCGGGCGCATTCGCGCAGGCCGGTCTGGATATCGCGGATATTGGCAATCTGGGAGCCCAGGTGGAAATGCAGCAGTTGCAGCGTGTCCAGGGCTCCGGCCTCTTTGAGGGTATCCACTACGTCCAGCACCTGGCTGGCCGAGAGACCGAACTTGGATTTTTCGCCGCCGGTGTTCTGCCAGTTGCCCTTGCCAATGGTTGCCAGGCGCGCGCGCACGCCAATCAGTGGTGTTACGCCCAGGGCCCGGGATTCCTCCAGGATCAGCGGCAGCTCGGATTTCTTTTCGACCACAATGAACACCTGGTGGCCCAGGGCCTGGCCGATCAGCGCCAGGCGAACGTACTCCCGGTCCTTGTAACCGTTGCAGACAATCACCGAGCCCTTTTGCTGCGACATCGCCAGTACCGCCATCAACTCCGGCTTGCTGCCGGCCTCAAGGCCGATCTGGCCATTGGATGCCGCCGGCTCGGTTGCCAGCAGTTCCTCCACGACCCGTCGCTGTTGGTTGACCTTGATGGGGTAAACCGCGGTATATCGGCCCTGGTAGGCCTGTTCACTGGCAACGCGGTTGAAGGCGTTGCAGAGCTTGTTGACCCGGTCGTGCAGGATATCGACAAAGCGCACCAGTACCGGTAACTGGACGCCGGAGCCTGTGAGTGTGCGGGTCAGCTCTGGAAGGTTGATGCCCGCGGGGGTCTGGCCCCGGTCGGGGCGGATCAGGACTTCCCCACGGGCGTTGACGTCGATGTAGCCGTCGCTCCAGTGGGCAATGTTGTAGACCTGGTGGGCCGGGGTAGCGCTGGCTTTGCTCATGCTTGCTATCCTGTCTGGAAACACTGGCCGGCGGGGCGTTGCAGCCGGCGGCCTTTGGCGGTCATTGTATGGATTCCGGCCCCGGGCTAAAAGAACCGGGCCCGGAAAATATCCGGACGCTCCGACGATTTGCGCTTTAGCTCAGCTCGGGCCGGCCCTACAATACGCCCTTTTGACTCAGCCCAAGGCCGACAGCGGGAGGCAAAACATGGCAGCATTGAACGATGGCTGGTTTACCGAGGTATTCCAGGACCAGGGCACGGCATTTTCCCTGCAGGTGAAACGGAAACTGCACGAGGAGCAGACCCCGTTCCAGAAACTGGAGATCTACGAAACCGAGACGTTTGGCAACCTGATGGTGCTCGACGGCTGTGTGATGCTCACCACCCGTGACAATTTCCTCTACCACGAGATGATGACCCATCCGGCGCTGTTCACCCATCGGAACCCGAAAAAGGTGGTGATTGTCGGCGGCGGTGATTGCGGCACCCTGAAAGAGGTACTCAAACATCCCGGTGTTGAGGAAGCCTGGCAGGTGGAAATCGACGAAAGGGTCACCCGCATGTCGGAGAAGTACTTTCCCGAGCTTTGCGAGGCCAACGGCGATCCCCGGGCCAATTTCTTCTTCGGTGACGGCATCCAGTGGATGCGGGATATCGAGCCGAACAGTGTCGACCTGATCATCATCGACAGCACCGATCCGGTAGGGCCGGCCGAAGGCCTGTTCGCCCTGGATTTCTATCGGGATGCCATGCTGGCCCTGCGCGAGGGCGGCATTATTGTGCAGCAGAGCGAATCGCCGCTGCTGCACACCGACAGCATCATCAGGGATATCCACAAGGACATGCGCAAGGCCGGGTTCGAACACGTACAGACCCTGCCGTTCCCGCAGCCGGTCTATCCCACCGGCTGGTGGAGCTGCACCATGGCCAGCAAGGAGAATCCGCTGCGCTATTTCCGGGAGGAGGACGCCAACAACCGACCTTTCGTGACCCGTTACTACAACGCAGGTGTACATCGGGGCGCACTGGCCATGCCGCAGTTCATGGTGGATGCACTGGAAGACGAGGTTCGCCCGGAAGAGGGCTGATCAAACGCGCAGAGAATGACCAACCGGAACTGGCCAGCCAGTTCCGTGAAGGCAAAAAAAGGGGCGCCGGATGGCGCCCCTTCTTCGTTATGGAGTCAGCGCTTACTGCTTGCCGCTGACAAACTCCGGATAGGCTTCCATACCACACTCGGACAGATCCACACCTTCGTACTCGTCTTCTTCGCTGACCCGCAGGCCCATGACAGCCTTCAGGATGCCCCAGACCACGAGGCTGGCAACGAACACCCAGACGAAGATGGTAATGGCGCCAACAATCTGGCCGGTGAAGGTGACGTCGCCGTTGGTGAGCGGCACCAGCAGCAGGCCCAGCAGACCACAGACACCGTGTACCGAGATGGCACCGACCGGGTCGTCGATCCGCAGCTTGTCCATGGTCACGATGCTCAGGACTACGAGTACGCCGCCGATGGCGCCGAACAGAGTGGCAGTCAGCGCGCTCGGGGTGGACGGCTCGGCGGTGATGGTCACCAGACCGGCCAGGGCACCGTTCAGCAGCATGGTCAGGTCGGCCTTACCGAACATCAGGCGAGCGGTGATCAGGGCCGCGACGGCGCCACCGGCAGCTGCCGTGTTGGTGTTCAGGAACACCATGGCCACGGAGTTGGCGCTGGCGATGTCGCCCAGTTTCAGGACGGAACCGCCGTTGAAGCCAAACCAGCCCATCCACAGGATGAAGGTACCCAGGGTAGCCAGCGGCAGGTTGGCGCCCGGGAAGGCGCGGATTTCGCCGTTGGGGCCGTACTTGCCCTTACGGGCGCCGAGCAGGAGTACACCGGCAAGAGCGGCAGCCGCACCGGCCATGTGCACGATACCGGAACCGGCAAAGTCACTGAAGCCAAGGTCGCCCAGGGTGTACATGCCAAACACGGAGGCACCGCCCCAGGTCCAGGCACCTTCCAGCGGGTAGATAAAGCCGGTCATGAACACGGCGAATACCAGGAAGGCCCACAGCTTCATACGCTCGGCCACGGCACCGGACACGATGGACATGGCGGTGGCAACGAACACGACCTGGAAGAAGAAGTCAGAAGCGCCGGAGTAGATGGAACCACCCTCGAAGCCGTCTTCACGGCCGGCAAAATCGCCGAGCACCGCAGCGGTATCTACGTCGGCAATGCCGGACAGGAAGATGTTGCCGCCGTACATGATGGCGTAGCCGCACACCAGGTACATGATGCAGGAAATGGCAAACAGGGCCACGTTCTTGGTCAGGATTTCCGTGGTGTTCTTGGCACGCACCAGGCCGGATTCGAGCATGGCAAAGCCAGCTGCCATCCACATGACTAATGCGCCGCACACCAGAAAATAAAAGGTATCTATAGCGTACTGCAGGTGAAAGATGTTGCTTTCCATTTGAAGCCCTCCGCACGAGGCTTTTCAGGTTTAGAATTTTTTGCGTTGGCTGTTCTGCGTCAGAACTGGTTCACACCGCTTCTTCGCCGGTTTCGCCCGTCCGGATCCGGATGGCCTGTTCCAGTTCGGTTACAAAGATCTTGCCGTCACCGATCTTGCCGGTGTTGGCTGCCTTGGTAATGGATTCGATGACCTGGTCGAGCAGGTTGTCGCCGATGGCAACCTCCACCTTGACCTTGGGCAGGAAGTCCACCACGTATTCCGCGCCACGATAGAGTTCTGTGTGGCCTTTCTGCCGACCGAAGCCTTTGACTTCAGTGACGGTTACGCCTTGCACGCCAATCTCGGATAGTGCCTCACGGACATCATCCAATTTGAAAGGCTTGATGATCGCTGTCACAAGTTTCATTGCTTTCTCCTTGGTAAAGCCGTCCCAACATTGAGGGCCCGTCGGCCGTTTGTTGAGTTCGGGATGCTGCCACCTCGCACACCAATTGTGCGGATTGCGTACGAGAGCTTTAGCATCGGGTATGCCAACGCAAAAAAATTCATTAAAAACAACAATATGGTTTGCGGCCGTCCCAGAATGGAGCAAAGATGTGCACCAAAATGAAGCGCGCCTCCCGAGTGTGAGCCAAATTAGAGCAGGGCTCGCCCGGTCGGTGCGCAGTATACCGCTGACCGGCTACAGTATGGCAGTAGCTGCGGTGTGATACACTCCCACCGTTCGGTCAATAGTCGTCCCGTCTGGTGATATCCGGGCTTTATTGGAACGGCACTACGGGAATCAAGGGAGGTGACAAGTGAAAGGTCCACAAGATATTTTTGCCCAGCTGCAGGGCCAGTTCGGCCAGTTTGTTCCCGACATGGCCCGCGCCGCCCGGGAAGATTTTGAAACCCAGGCCCGGGCGGCGGTTATGGCCGTGCTTTCCCGTCTGGAGCTGGTAACCCGCGAAGAATTCGATGCCCAGCAGGCGGTGCTGATGAAAACCCGCGAAAAGGTCGAAGCTCTTGAGAAGCGGGTGGCGGAGCTGGAGAAGTCCCGGGCCGCGAACTGAGTTACAGGGCCCGGCAGGACGCCGGGTCAGTTATTGAATTACCGACCAGGGAAGGTTGTCATGCTAGCGATTGTCCATGCGCGCGCCATCATCGGCGTGTCCGCGCCTGCGGTTACCGTAGAAGTCCACCTCTCCGGAGGACTTCCTGCACTGTCTATAGTCGGACTGCCGGAAACCGGCGTCCGGGAAAGCAAGGAGCGGGTGCGAAGCGCCCTGCTCAACGCCGGCTTTGAGTTTCCGGCGCGACGCATCACCATCAACCTGGCTCCCGCTGATCTGCCCAAGGAGGGCGGCCGTTTCGACCTGCCTATCGCCCTGGGCATTCTGGCGGCCTCCGGCCAGATACCGGCCGACAGCCTGACCGGCTGCGAGTTTCTTGGTGAACTGTCCCTGGATGGTGCCCTGCGACCGGTCAAGGGGGTGCTGCCTGCGGTGTTGGCGGCACGGGATGATGAGCGGGCGCTGCTGGTGCCGAAAGCCAACGCCGGTGAAGCGTCCCTTGCAAGCCGGGATGATGTGCTGGCCGCCGGACATCTGCTGGCGGTGTGTGAACATCTCAGTAGTCGGGCCCGGCTGGTGCCGGTGGCTCGTTGCTCGCTGGCCCGGGACGCGCCGTCGGACGGTCCGGACCTGTCGGAAGTCCGGGGCCAGCGGGTACCCCGGCGTGCACTGGAAGTGGCGGCAGCCGGAGGCCACAACCTGCTGTTTTTCGGGCCACCGGGCACCGGTAAGAGCATGCTTGCCAGTCGACTGCCGGGCATACTGCCGGCGCTGGAAGACGCCGCGGCCATGGAAGTGGCCAGCGTTCACTCTGTAGCCGGCTTGCCGGTGCGTGAGGGACGTTGGCGCGAGCCACCCTTCCGGGCGCCCCATCACACCGCGTCTGCCGTTGCCCTGGTGGGAGGTGGCAGCAGCCCGCGACCGGGAGAAATCTCACTGGCCCATCAGGGCGTATTGTTCCTCGACGAGCTGCCTGAGTTTGAGCGCCGGGTGCTGGAGGTGCTTCGGGAGCCGATGGAGACCGGCGAGATTGCCATCAGTCGCGCGGCGCGGCAGGTCCGGTTCCCCGCCCGGTTCCAGGTGGTGGGCGCCATGAATCCCTGCCCCTGTGGCTACAGCGGCCACCCCAGCATCGAGTGTCAGTGTACGCCTCAGCAGGTGATGCGCTATCGCTCGAAGATTTCCGGCCCGCTCCTGGATCGCTTCGACCTGCATATCGAAGTACCAGTGCAGGGTGGCAGTGTGCTGATGGCGGAGGGATGCGACGGAGAGAGCAGTGCCTCCGTGCGCGAGCGCGTGATTGCGGCGCGACAGCGCCAGGGGCAGCGGCGTTGCCTGAACGCAAATCTCGCAGGCCGCGATCTCCAGGCAGCCTGTCGGCTTGATACCAGAGGGGAGCAGCTGTTGTCAGGTGCCATGGAGCGGTTGGGGCTCTCGGCCAGGGCCCTGCACCGCATCCTCCGGGTAGCCAGAACGCTCGCCGATCTGGAGGGCTGTGACCAGTTGGCGCACAGCCACCTGGTCGAGGCCCTTGGCTATCGCAATCTGGATCGGCAACAGGGCGGGCAGTCCTTGGTCTCCGCCTGACGCGCACCACTCTGGTAAACTGGTGGCAAATCTCGATGAACAACTCCCGCTGCCTGCGGTTAAGGATTGCAGATGACTGACCAGAACAACCCGCAAGATCCGAAAGACACGGCCGCGGAATCGCCGGTTACCACGCGTCGCGGTGTGCGCAGCTTTGTGTTGCGCCAGGGCCGGATGACTGAAGGTCAGAAAAAGGCTTTTGAGCGTAGCTGGCCCAAATATGGCCTGACCCGTGAGCACGGCATGATCGACCCTCGCGAGGTATTCGGCCGCGATAACATGCTGAACCTCGAAATCGGGTTTGGCATGGGGAAATCACTGGCGGACATGGCCGAAGCCTCCCCCGAGCAGGACTTTATCGGCGTTGAGGTACACCAGCCCGGCGTCGGGGCACTGCTCAAGGAGATCGAGGACCGGGGCCTGGAGAATGTCCGGATCTACAGCATCGACGCCAACGACGTTATTGACCTGTGCCTGCCCGACGCCTGCCTCGACAGGGTGATGGTGTTCTTCCCGGACCCCTGGCACAAGAAGCGTCATCACAAGCGCCGGCTGATCCAGCATGAGTTCGTACAGCGCGTCCGTCACAAGCTTCGGGTTGGGGGCATACTGCACCTGGCAACGGACTGGGAGAACTATGCCGAACACATGATGGAGGTGATGAACGAGTCGGAGGGATTCGCCAACACCCAGGAATCTGGTGGCTATTCACCTCGCCCGGACGACCGCCCCATGACCAAGTTCGAGAAGCGTGGTGAAAACCTGGGCCACGGGGTCTGGGATCTGCTGTTCTATCGCACCAACTGATTCTTGTTTTGGCAGCACGCCCTGGCGGGAGTACGCCCCATTGGTGTGCTGGTCCCCATTGGTGTGCTGGTCAGTGGTGGGCGAGGGGGTGTCGCCGGGACGCCCGGATGATCACCAGGCCGGCGATACCCAGGGTCAGGGCGGTAAACTTGATCAGGGCGCAGAGCGTCGCCGACAGGGTCATGGCATCCGTGGGCGGGTTCAGGTTGTTCAGAAGCAGGATGTTTTCCGTTACATCACTCAGGCCAGCGGTGGTGAACAGCGCCCGCACCCAACGGGCACTCATCCGCTCGCGAATACCCGGGCGGTCCCGGGTAAAGTGCCGGGTGAGGTGAATCAGCGCCAGCATGTAGACGGGAATAAAGAGGAAATCCACCCACAGGGAGATCCTCGCCCAGCCGATCCCGTCGGTTTGCCAACTGGTAAGAATGGCCTCGGCGTGATCGGCACTGCCAGCGAGCTGAAAGCTGACGATGCCCTGGGGTGCTGAAGGCGTTTGCAGGGGCTGGTTGATCAGCAGCAGTGCCAGCAGGAGTACAGCGGAAACGCACAGGCTGGCTTTCAGGCCTGTAGGCAGGGCTGGCGCGGCGTGTGCGGGGTCCATTACAGAAAACGCTCCAACAGGCTGTTCAGATATCTCTGGCCAAGGTCGGTGGCCTGCAGCCGACCTTTTTCCAGCAATCCTTCCTTTCTCAATTGATCAAGTTTTACCCCAACTGTTGCCAGGGGTAAACCCGTGCGCTGTAAAAAAAGCGTCTCATCCACACCTTCACTCAGCCGCAGGGCGTTCATCAGAAACTCCAGCGGTCGCTCGTCGGGCTCAATCTCGGCAGTGCCAGCGGTGCGGCTGCCAATGCGGTTCAGGTAAGCCTCGGGTTGCCGGGTTTTCCAGTAGCGCTGGATGCGACCGTCCGCAAAACTGACCTTGCCGTGGGCGCCGGCACCGAGCGCCAGGTAGTCGCCGAAGGTCCAGTAATTAAGATTGTGACGTGAGGCGCGATTGTTACGGCACCAGGCGGAAACTTCGTAGTCGCGATAGCCATGCGCCCGGAGGAAACGGGCACCCTGCTGGTAGATATCCCAAAGGCGATCGTCGTCGGGCAGACTTGGAGGTCGGCTGTAGAACTCGGTGTTCGGCTCGAGCGTCAGCTGGTACCAGGACAGATGAGGCGGCTCGTAGGCCAGGGCGGCCTCAAGATCGCGGACCGCCTGCTCCGGCGTCTGGCCTGGCAAACCGTGCATCAGGTCAATGTTGAAGTTATCGAATCCGGCCTGCCGGGCGGTCTGGATCGCCCGATGGGCGGAGTCGCTGTCATGGATTCGCCCCAGCACGGTCAGGTGGTCCGGGTCGAAGCTCTGGACGCCAATCGAGAGCCGGTTGATGCCGGCCTTGCGAAAGGCCTCGAAACGCCCTGCCTCCAGCGTGCCGGGGTTGGCTTCCAGGGTAATTTCGGCGTCCACGGCCAGAGCCAGTTTCTCGCGCAGGCGGCCAAACAGCGCCTGGTAAAAGGCGCCACTCAACAGCGACGGCGTGCCGCCGCCGATAAACACCGTGGAGATCTTCCGTCCGGAAACCAGCGCCAGGTCCTGGTCCAGGTCTTCCAGCAGCGCGTCGAGGTAGGCAGATTCCGGAAGCTCCCCCTGCAGGGCGTGAGAATTGAAGTCGCAGTAGGGACACTTGCGAACGCACCAGGGAACGTGGATGTAAAGACTCAAAGGTGGCCGCACGGCCTGCACCGGCATGTCAGCCACCGGCAGGGAATCCCGCACGGAGCTGTTCCAGCAGCAAGCTCAGGGCACGACCACGATGGCTGATACGTCCTTTTTCCGCCCGGGACAGTTCGGCAGCGCTGCAATTATGTTCCGGCGCCAGGAACACCGGATCGTAGCCAAACCCACCGTCGCCCCGGGGCGCCCGGAGAATGGTGCCGGGCCAGCGGCCGTGACAGATGATCGGGGTCGGGTCGTCGGCGTGGCGCAGGTACACCAGGACACAGTGGAACTGTGCGCCCCGGCGTGCGTCCTCCACGTCGGCCAGGGCCTCGAGCAGGGCCTGCACGTTGTCCTCGTCGGAGGCATCATCCCCGGCGAAACGGGCCGAGCGGACGCCCGGCCGCCCGCCGAGGGCATCCACCGCCAGACCGCTGTCGTCGGCCAGGGCTGGCAGACCGGTAGCGCGTGCCGCATGCCGCGCTTTCAGGATGGCGTTCTCGACAAAGGTCACCGCGGGCTCATCGGCCTCGTCGACGCCCAGCTCGCCCTGAGCCACCGGGGTCATGCCCAGGGGTGCCAGTAACTCTGAAAGCTCCGCAATCTTGCCCTTGTTGTTGCTGGCAATGACCAGTTTTTCCGTCATATTGGCTCAGTCGCTGAACAGGGTGTGGGCAAAGCGAACGGCCAGGTCTTCCTGATAGCCGGTCGGTCGCGCGGTGATGTTGAAGGTCATCAGCTCGCCCGAGCTGTACTGGTACTCGGCAATGAAGTACACCGATTCGCCCTCCTGGATGCGGCGGAATGCCAGGAAATTCACCTGCTGTACATCGTTGGAAACCCGGCCTTCAACCTGGCCGGTCACCGGTGTCATGCCGCCGTTGCCGTTCTCCTTCATAATGGAGATATTGACGATGCCGATGCCCTTGCTGCGCTGCAGATTGTTGGCCCTGGCCACTTCGGGAGCCAGAAAGGTGCTTGGCAGCACGCTCCAGAGCACGGTGTAGTCGCCAAAATCCTTGGAGCCTGCCCGGGCATGAAGGCTCACAGACGCCAGAATCAGGGTCGCCAGAAGCGTGCATACGGTTGTAAAGCGTTTTGCCGTCATTGCTTGTTCTCCCGTGTTATGCGGTAAATGGCAATCTCACCCAGCAGGTTTGGCCAGAGTCGCGCCAGCCAACTGTTCTGGTGCTGGCCGTCTACTACCCGCCGGCTCTTGATCCGGATGCCTTTCTGGCGGCACAGCGCCTCGAAGTCCTTGAAGGTACACAGCCGGATGTTGGGTGTGTTGTACCATTTATACGGCAGTGCCTCGGATTCGGGCATGCGACCGCTCAGGGTCAACCCCCAGCGTAGACGCCAGTGGGCAAAGTTGGGGAAAGTGACAATGCCCTCGCGGCCCACCCGCAGCATTTCGTCCAGGACCTTGTCGGGCCGCCGGACCGCCTGGAGCGCCTGGGTCATCAGGACAATATCGAAGCTGCCATCGTCAAAGTTGCCAAGGCCCTGTGTGTCCAGGTTCTGTTCGATCACGGCAACGCCCCGGCCCATGCAGGTGGTGATGTGGTCCGGATTGATTTCAAGGCCAAAGCCACTGGCGCCCCTTTCCCGCTGCAGGAAGTCGAGCAGGGTGCCATCGCCGCACCCGAGGTCGAGCACGTGCTCGCCGGGCTGCACCCACTGCTGGATTATTTCAAGGTCGGGTCTCATGCGCCCACCTCCCTGGCCACCCGATCCATGTAGGCGGTAAAGATATCGGTGTACCGTGGAGTCGGAATCAAGAAGGCATCATGGCCCCAGGGGGCATCGACTTCGGCATAGCTGACTTTTCTGCGGGCCGCAATCATGGCGTTGACCATTTCCTCCGAGCGGGCGGGGGTGAAGCGCCAGTCGGTGCTGAACGACAGCACCAGGTATTCGCATCGGGCTGATGCCAGCGCCTTTGAAAGGTCGCCGCCAAATTCGTAGGCGGGGTCGAAATAGTCCAGTGCCCGGGTCATCAACAGATAGGTGTTGGCATCGAAGGATTC
The nucleotide sequence above comes from Marinobacter gudaonensis. Encoded proteins:
- a CDS encoding sigma-70 family RNA polymerase sigma factor, with protein sequence MTTLDQKPASSEGRKDPWSQMLQKVGKNQDREAYRALFEHFGPQIKYYAMANGLASHAEELVQEVFVSIWRRSCLYDWRKAAASTWIFTIARNQRIDMLRKMQRTSAEMPVETEDLWQIPGENENEPVTSLHRLMSERRIRDSLSHLPEEQITVIAKVYMENKSHQMVADELDIPLGTVKSRVRLALNKLKVILQDQNV
- a CDS encoding AraC family transcriptional regulator, whose amino-acid sequence is MNAPGFTGHLPVIRAHYADILCQLAEDRGLPRPGLLAAAGIRPSMLGHPDNFITVDQFSQLCLEVLQRSDDPALGLEYGKRLKFTTHGSLAQAAISCDTLEQALSVLIKYFQIRFVYMRLSFFVEDAEAVIQLDLNHSVEALYRFNVDVVMASLMDVNLLLFGRRLFEGGHCRLDLPEPEDVAPYRQLFGDQIRFGGGANQLRFRRDFLTSPMSLSNPVTRRIAEAQCREEMRFIEGATSVADRVTRLLEAGRSPQLPTLEEVAGRLQVSARTLRRQLAAEGVRFQQLQEALRHRRAMELLRRPELSIDEIADLLGYSDPSNFGRAFRKWERVAPSAWRRTHGKP
- the speA gene encoding biosynthetic arginine decarboxylase is translated as MSKASATPAHQVYNIAHWSDGYIDVNARGEVLIRPDRGQTPAGINLPELTRTLTGSGVQLPVLVRFVDILHDRVNKLCNAFNRVASEQAYQGRYTAVYPIKVNQQRRVVEELLATEPAASNGQIGLEAGSKPELMAVLAMSQQKGSVIVCNGYKDREYVRLALIGQALGHQVFIVVEKKSELPLILEESRALGVTPLIGVRARLATIGKGNWQNTGGEKSKFGLSASQVLDVVDTLKEAGALDTLQLLHFHLGSQIANIRDIQTGLRECARFYSELRQMGAPIGTVDIGGGLGVDYEGTRSRSSCSMNYSVYEYAYNVIHVLQAECDRQGIPHPDLISESGRALTAHHSVLVTNVIDREAPENRQALQPNDNAPAPLHDLWRDLESLQDAHTPRSLAEIYHDVLHAMADVHAQFAHGVLSLRERADAEILYTGCCRLLREQLNGSNRAHREIIDELNEKLAEKLFVNFSLFQSLPDVWGIDQIFPVMPVNGLDRPLNRRAVIQDITCDSDGRIDRYVDGQGTETTLPLPEEKAGEPLLMGFFMTGAYQEILGDMHNLFGDTHSVDVRLTTDGGYQISEPITGDTVAKVLRYVNFEPQTLLEAYRRKFSASGLPADTQSALLGELAAGLDGYTYLEE
- the speE gene encoding polyamine aminopropyltransferase produces the protein MAALNDGWFTEVFQDQGTAFSLQVKRKLHEEQTPFQKLEIYETETFGNLMVLDGCVMLTTRDNFLYHEMMTHPALFTHRNPKKVVIVGGGDCGTLKEVLKHPGVEEAWQVEIDERVTRMSEKYFPELCEANGDPRANFFFGDGIQWMRDIEPNSVDLIIIDSTDPVGPAEGLFALDFYRDAMLALREGGIIVQQSESPLLHTDSIIRDIHKDMRKAGFEHVQTLPFPQPVYPTGWWSCTMASKENPLRYFREEDANNRPFVTRYYNAGVHRGALAMPQFMVDALEDEVRPEEG
- a CDS encoding ammonium transporter, with amino-acid sequence MESNIFHLQYAIDTFYFLVCGALVMWMAAGFAMLESGLVRAKNTTEILTKNVALFAISCIMYLVCGYAIMYGGNIFLSGIADVDTAAVLGDFAGREDGFEGGSIYSGASDFFFQVVFVATAMSIVSGAVAERMKLWAFLVFAVFMTGFIYPLEGAWTWGGASVFGMYTLGDLGFSDFAGSGIVHMAGAAAALAGVLLLGARKGKYGPNGEIRAFPGANLPLATLGTFILWMGWFGFNGGSVLKLGDIASANSVAMVFLNTNTAAAGGAVAALITARLMFGKADLTMLLNGALAGLVTITAEPSTPSALTATLFGAIGGVLVVLSIVTMDKLRIDDPVGAISVHGVCGLLGLLLVPLTNGDVTFTGQIVGAITIFVWVFVASLVVWGILKAVMGLRVSEEDEYEGVDLSECGMEAYPEFVSGKQ
- the glnK gene encoding P-II family nitrogen regulator, yielding MKLVTAIIKPFKLDDVREALSEIGVQGVTVTEVKGFGRQKGHTELYRGAEYVVDFLPKVKVEVAIGDNLLDQVIESITKAANTGKIGDGKIFVTELEQAIRIRTGETGEEAV
- a CDS encoding accessory factor UbiK family protein → MKGPQDIFAQLQGQFGQFVPDMARAAREDFETQARAAVMAVLSRLELVTREEFDAQQAVLMKTREKVEALEKRVAELEKSRAAN